One Oncorhynchus keta strain PuntledgeMale-10-30-2019 chromosome 11, Oket_V2, whole genome shotgun sequence DNA window includes the following coding sequences:
- the cnot6a gene encoding CCR4-NOT transcription complex subunit 6a, with translation MPKEKYDPPDPRRMYTIMSTEEAANGKKSYWAELEISGKVRSLSTSLWTLTHLTALHIGDNSLSRIPPDIAKLQNLVYLDLSSNKIRSLPAELGNMVSLRELLLNNNQLRVLPFELGKLFKLQTLGLKGNPLAQEILNLYQEHDGTRKLLNYLLDNLAGTKRVNSEQPPPRSWIVMAEPDRARTAALFSVMCYNVLCDKYATRQLYGYCPSWALNWEYRKKSIMQEIMNCNADIISLQEVETEQYYSYFLPELKDQGYEGFFSPKSRARTMSECDRKHVDGCAIFYRTEKFSLVQKHTVEFNQLAMANSEGSEAMLNRVMTKDNIGVAALLEVRKEMMEQSVGKSLHGMEKQLLLVANAHMHWDPAYSDVKVVQTVMFLSEVKNIVEKATRSLKLSSVSGETNAVPLVLCADLNSLPDSGVVEYLSSGGVDSTHKDFKELRYIDSLTNFNCNGKNGTSNGRITHSFKLKSAYENGLMPYTNYTFDFKGIIDYIFYSQPTLNVLGVLGPLDPHWLHENNISGCPHPHIPSDHFSLFAQLELLLSYPSSVNGIHLPGRR, from the exons ATGCCCAAGGAAAAATATGATCCGCCAGACCCAAGGCGGATGTACACAATAATGTCCACTGAGGAGGCAGCCAATGGGAAGAAGTCATACTGGGCTGAGCTCGAAATTAGTG GTAAAGTGAGGAGTCTGAGCACCTCATTATGGACGTTGACTCACCTCACTGCTCTTCACATCGGCGATAACTCCCTCTCTCGTATCCCGCCCGATATTGCCAAACTTCAAAACCTGGTGTACCTGGACCTCTCATCCAACAAGATCAGGAGCCTGCCCGCCGAGCTTGGCAACATGGTGTCTCTCAG GGAACTTCTTTTAAACAATAACCAGTTGCGGGTTCTACCTTTTGAGCTTGGAAAACTGTTTAAGTTACAAACACTGGGGTTAAAAG GAAACCCACTTGCACAAGAAATATTGAACCTCTATCAGGAGCATGATGGCACGAGGAAACTGCTCAACTACCTTCTGGACAATCTGGCAGGGACCAAACGAG TCAACTCCGAGCAACCCCCACCCAGATCATGGATTGTCATGGCCGAGCCTGACCGGGCACGAACAGCAG CCTTGTTTTCTGTGATGTGCTACAACGTGTTGTGTGATAAGTATGCCACGCGCCAGCTCTACGGCTACTGCCCCTCCTGGGCCCTTAACTGGGAGTACAGGAAGAAGTCCATCATGCAGGAGATCATGAATTGCAACGCTGACATCATTAGCCTACAG GAAGTGGAAACAGAGCAGTACTACAGCTACTTCCTACCGGAGCTGAAGGACCAGGGTTACGAGGGCTTTTTCAGCCCCAAGTCCCGTGCCAGGACCATGTCTGAGTGTGACCGCAAGCATGTGGACGGCTGCGCCATATTTTACAGAACCGAAAA GTTCAgcctggtgcagaaacacacggTGGAGTTCAACCAGCTGGCTATGGCAAACTCTGAGGGCTCAGAGGCCATGCTCAACAGAGTCATGACCAAGGACAACATTGGTGTGGCCGCTCTTCTAGAGGTCCGCAAGGAGATGATGGAGCAGTCTG TGGGAAAGTCTCTGCACGGCATGGAGAAACAGCTCCTCCTGGTGGCCAACGCCCACATGCACTGGGACCCGGCGTACTCCGACGTCAAAGTGGTCCAGACCGTCATGTTCCTATCTGAGGTGAAAAACATAGTGGAGAAGGCCACGCGCAGCCTCAAGCTCTCCTCAGTCTCCGGGGAGACAAATGCCGTCCCACTCGTCCTGTGTGCTGACCTCAATTCACTCCCCGACTCTG gtgtggtgGAGTACCTGAGCTCGGGTGGAGTGGACAGCACCCACAAGGACTTCAAGGAGCTTCGCTACATCGACAGCCTGACCAACTTCAACTGCAACGGCAAGAATGGCACATCCAACGGCAGGATCACCCACAGCTTCAAGCTGAAGAGTGCCTACGAAAACGGCCTGATGCCTTACACCAACTACACCTTCGACTTCAAG GGCATCATTGACTACATCTTCTACTCTCAGCCTACGCTCAATGTGTTGGGAGTTCTGGGTCCTCTGGATCCTCACTGGCTCCATGAGAACAATATCAGCGGCTGTCCCCACCCCCACATCCCCTCCGATCACTTCTCCCTGTTTGCACAACTGGAGCTGCTCCTCTCCTACCCGTCATCAGTCAACGGAATCCACCTGCCAGGGCGCAGGTAG